A region of Flavobacterium album DNA encodes the following proteins:
- a CDS encoding outer membrane beta-barrel protein, which translates to MRILLYLLLFCSIAGYSQSVTLKGVVTDNTDFPLESATIYLIRAKDSTVVDYTISGKSGSWELKVPRINAPATLKISYIGLANYKEELTSVEKDRDFGTLKLQDKATELNEVVIESEIPPIRIKKDTLEFNASSFKVRPDANVETLLKQLPGVVITPDGKITINGKEVNQLLVNGKPFFDADGQIALKNLPADMIDKVQVSDTKTKKEELAKQMASGDNSSINLTIKKDRNKGLFGRVTGGYGSSGRYEASGLVNYFKDKQKISVLASSNNINSSGFTNDEVFGSIGRGSGAQALRGSSNSPGITRSSTAGANYNDEWFKGFDASASYNYNEASTNNRRRYEAINYLPEGEDADNPGTIIDKSYTTRSESRSDSDTYSHSFNSEFNFKIDTTSTINYRPSFKLSGSNSSTSSSSASQRLADSRLLNESTSDSQSDSDTRAVTNYLFYFKNFARKGRGLSVTLSANDNETDRQNLNRSNTIKYKYPGGVTETTTDNRNQVLNNEGTTNSYGAGVDYFEPITDSLRLDVGANYSLAKNTSSRNSYDYDPVSDTYSLFNDALSNYLASQTGSISPTAGLSLEKSKLRISGEVGAQFSSFKNNATYMGEKYALDKNYVLPLGSIRANYRFSKSKSLYGNYRYAVSFPDADELLPVEDLSNPLNTYIGNPDLDVTESHTFRAGFRNFDNATRTGFNISANAVFYNNQVTQFTTTDESAKRSTTYRNISGVMNSTLSLNWNRSFKKEAHEWLLNTGVSVNYSTDKGFLNSELYNSRSVGLTPNFNVTYRYGELLTISPSYSFNYNEYNYTNYSVSSASSFVHNAGLEATSYWPNHTVIGADLGYTFNSNIPDGFKKDFYLLNTSVGYNFLKDQLLFKVKVYDLLNQNTGVKRTVQATSVTNEENIVLKRYVMFSLTYKLNKFGGSAPTDNRRGGFRGSRPPGGGGRM; encoded by the coding sequence ATGCGCATACTACTATATTTATTATTATTTTGCAGTATAGCGGGATACAGCCAAAGTGTCACGCTTAAAGGGGTGGTTACCGATAATACGGATTTCCCATTAGAGTCGGCAACGATCTATCTTATACGTGCGAAAGACTCTACAGTTGTGGATTATACCATTTCCGGTAAAAGCGGTAGCTGGGAGCTTAAGGTGCCCCGGATCAACGCTCCGGCTACCCTAAAGATTTCATATATTGGCTTAGCTAATTATAAAGAAGAACTAACTTCCGTAGAAAAAGACCGCGATTTTGGCACCCTGAAACTGCAAGATAAGGCTACCGAACTTAACGAAGTAGTGATAGAAAGCGAGATACCGCCGATACGAATCAAGAAAGACACCCTGGAGTTTAACGCATCTTCGTTTAAAGTACGCCCTGATGCTAATGTGGAAACTCTGTTGAAACAGCTTCCCGGGGTCGTTATCACGCCTGACGGAAAAATAACAATAAACGGCAAGGAAGTAAATCAGCTATTAGTTAACGGCAAGCCTTTTTTTGATGCTGATGGCCAGATAGCCCTGAAAAACCTGCCTGCCGACATGATCGATAAAGTGCAGGTATCCGATACTAAAACAAAAAAAGAGGAACTGGCAAAGCAGATGGCCAGCGGCGATAATTCGAGTATTAACCTAACGATAAAGAAGGACCGGAATAAAGGACTCTTTGGGCGGGTCACAGGCGGCTACGGGAGCAGTGGGCGGTATGAAGCCAGCGGACTGGTCAACTATTTTAAGGACAAACAGAAAATAAGCGTGCTGGCATCGTCGAATAATATCAACTCTTCCGGGTTTACAAACGACGAAGTTTTCGGCAGTATTGGCAGGGGCTCGGGCGCACAGGCATTGAGGGGCAGCAGCAATTCGCCCGGCATCACACGGAGCAGTACCGCGGGGGCCAACTATAATGACGAATGGTTCAAGGGCTTTGATGCCAGCGCCAGCTATAATTATAACGAGGCCTCCACCAACAACAGGCGGCGTTATGAAGCTATAAATTACCTGCCTGAAGGCGAGGACGCCGATAACCCGGGGACAATCATTGATAAAAGCTATACTACCCGATCGGAGTCAAGATCGGACAGCGACACCTATTCGCACAGTTTTAATAGTGAGTTCAATTTCAAGATCGATACCACTTCTACCATCAACTACAGGCCAAGTTTTAAGCTTTCGGGATCAAATAGCAGTACATCGTCCAGCAGCGCTTCGCAAAGGCTGGCCGACTCGAGGCTGTTGAATGAAAGTACATCGGATTCGCAATCAGACAGCGATACGAGGGCAGTGACAAATTACCTTTTTTATTTTAAGAACTTTGCCCGTAAAGGAAGGGGGCTAAGCGTTACCCTTTCGGCAAACGATAATGAGACCGACCGGCAAAACCTCAACCGGTCCAATACTATAAAATATAAATATCCGGGAGGGGTCACGGAAACAACAACCGATAACCGTAACCAGGTATTGAACAATGAAGGCACGACAAACAGCTATGGTGCCGGTGTAGACTATTTTGAGCCTATTACTGATTCGCTCCGTCTTGATGTTGGCGCTAACTACTCATTAGCCAAAAACACAAGCAGCAGGAACAGCTATGATTACGACCCTGTTTCTGACACCTATTCTCTTTTTAACGACGCGCTTTCCAACTATCTGGCTTCCCAAACCGGATCGATATCTCCTACAGCAGGCCTGTCGCTTGAAAAGAGCAAGCTGAGAATAAGTGGCGAAGTGGGTGCGCAGTTTTCTTCGTTTAAAAACAACGCCACTTACATGGGCGAGAAATATGCATTGGATAAAAACTATGTCCTCCCTCTGGGAAGTATCCGGGCTAACTACCGTTTCAGCAAATCCAAATCGTTGTACGGGAATTACCGCTATGCCGTCAGCTTCCCCGATGCTGATGAATTGCTGCCGGTAGAAGACCTCAGCAACCCGCTCAACACCTATATAGGAAATCCGGACCTCGATGTTACCGAATCGCATACCTTCAGGGCAGGCTTCCGTAATTTTGACAATGCCACCCGCACGGGGTTTAATATTTCGGCCAATGCAGTATTTTACAATAATCAGGTAACGCAATTCACTACAACCGACGAAAGCGCCAAAAGGTCTACGACCTACCGGAATATTTCGGGCGTTATGAACAGTACGCTATCGCTTAACTGGAACAGATCCTTTAAGAAAGAGGCACACGAATGGCTGCTGAATACCGGGGTCTCGGTAAATTACAGTACCGATAAAGGATTCCTCAACAGTGAGCTCTACAATTCCAGATCGGTTGGGCTCACGCCAAATTTCAATGTTACTTACCGCTACGGCGAGTTGTTGACCATAAGCCCTTCGTACAGCTTTAACTATAATGAATACAATTATACCAATTACAGCGTAAGCTCTGCGTCGAGCTTTGTGCATAATGCGGGACTCGAAGCCACAAGCTACTGGCCGAATCATACCGTTATAGGGGCCGACCTTGGGTACACTTTCAATTCCAATATCCCGGACGGCTTTAAAAAGGATTTTTACCTGCTCAATACCAGTGTTGGGTATAATTTCCTTAAGGACCAGCTCCTGTTTAAAGTAAAAGTATATGACCTTCTCAACCAGAACACAGGCGTGAAAAGGACGGTACAGGCAACATCGGTAACCAACGAGGAAAATATTGTATTGAAGCGTTATGTAATGTTTTCACTGACTTACAAGCTCAATAAATTTGGAGGTTCAGCACCTACCGACAATCGCCGTGGCGGGTTCCGCGGCAGCAGGCCGCCAGGCGGTGGCGGACGTATGTAA
- the der gene encoding ribosome biogenesis GTPase Der: MNNIVAIVGRPNVGKSTFFNRLIQRREAIVDSVSGVTRDRNYGKSEWNGKEFSVIDTGGYIKGSDDVFEAEIRRQVELAIDEADVIIFVVDVEEGITPMDDEVAKLLRKVTKPVLLAVNKVDNSMREKDAVEFYNLGLGEYYTIAGMNGSGTGELLDALVELLPEAVAPDENAVALPRFAVVGRPNAGKSSFINALIGEDRFVVTDIAGTTRDAIDTTYNRFGFEFNLVDTAGIRRKAKVKEDLEFYSVMRSVRAIEHSDICILVIDATRGFEGQDQSIFWLAEKNRKGVVILVNKWDLVEKDTMTTRDYERKIREELQPFTDVPILFVSALTKQRLLKALETAVDVFENRKQRIATSKLNETMLPIIENNPPPALKGKYVKIKFCMQLPTPTPQFVFFCNLPQYVKDPYKRFLENKMREIYNFEGVPIDIYFRQK, from the coding sequence ATGAATAATATCGTAGCCATAGTAGGAAGGCCGAATGTGGGCAAGTCCACTTTTTTTAACAGGCTGATACAGCGCAGGGAAGCTATCGTCGATTCGGTGAGCGGGGTAACCCGTGACCGTAATTACGGCAAGAGCGAATGGAACGGAAAAGAATTTTCGGTGATCGATACCGGTGGCTACATTAAAGGATCTGACGATGTTTTTGAGGCTGAGATACGCCGCCAGGTAGAATTGGCGATCGACGAAGCCGATGTAATTATATTTGTAGTGGATGTCGAGGAAGGCATTACGCCAATGGATGACGAAGTCGCAAAATTGCTTCGTAAAGTAACTAAACCAGTACTTCTTGCTGTAAACAAGGTAGATAATTCCATGCGCGAAAAAGACGCTGTGGAGTTCTATAACCTTGGCCTTGGCGAATATTATACGATTGCAGGAATGAATGGCTCGGGCACGGGAGAACTGCTTGATGCGCTTGTGGAATTGCTTCCCGAAGCCGTTGCACCGGACGAGAATGCTGTTGCTTTGCCGCGATTTGCCGTAGTAGGCCGCCCGAATGCCGGTAAATCATCTTTCATTAACGCACTTATCGGTGAAGACCGTTTTGTGGTTACCGACATTGCAGGAACTACCCGCGATGCTATTGATACTACCTACAACCGTTTCGGTTTTGAATTTAACCTTGTTGATACTGCGGGTATCCGCCGTAAGGCAAAGGTGAAAGAAGACCTGGAATTCTATTCGGTAATGCGTTCGGTACGTGCCATTGAGCACAGCGATATATGTATCCTTGTTATTGATGCTACGCGTGGTTTTGAAGGCCAGGACCAGAGCATCTTCTGGCTTGCCGAAAAGAACCGTAAAGGCGTTGTGATATTAGTCAACAAATGGGACCTTGTAGAAAAGGATACCATGACTACCCGCGATTACGAGCGCAAAATTCGCGAAGAGCTGCAGCCGTTTACCGATGTGCCTATCCTTTTCGTATCGGCGCTGACCAAGCAGCGTTTGCTAAAAGCCCTGGAAACCGCCGTTGATGTTTTCGAAAACAGGAAACAGCGCATCGCGACCTCAAAGCTGAACGAGACCATGTTGCCTATTATAGAGAACAATCCGCCACCGGCACTGAAAGGCAAGTATGTAAAGATAAAGTTCTGCATGCAGCTGCCTACGCCTACGCCGCAGTTCGTGTTCTTCTGCAACCTGCCACAGTATGTGAAGGATCCGTACAAGCGTTTCCTTGAGAACAAGATGCGCGAGATATATAATTTTGAGGGTGTGCCGATCGATATTTATTTCAGGCAGAAGTAA
- the era gene encoding GTPase Era, which translates to MSHKAGFVNIIGNPNVGKSTLMNAFVGERLSIITSKAQTTRHRILGIVNGDDFQVVLSDTPGIIKPAYELQSNMMDFVKSAFEDADILIYMVEIGEKELKDEAFFNKIIHAKIPVLLLLNKIDKSSQEQLEEQVQLWTEKVPNAEIYPISALQNFNVKEVFNRIIELMPESPPYYPKDALTDKPERFFVNETIREKILLHYEKEIPYAVEIETEEFIETDNIIRIRAVIMVERDTQKGIIIGHKGEAIKRVGMEARADLEKFFGKQIHIEMFVKVNKDWRSNSYQLRRFGYNQK; encoded by the coding sequence ATGTCACACAAAGCCGGTTTCGTAAATATAATAGGCAACCCCAACGTAGGGAAATCAACCCTCATGAATGCGTTCGTAGGCGAGCGCCTCTCCATTATCACCTCAAAAGCACAAACTACACGCCACCGCATATTGGGTATCGTGAACGGCGATGACTTCCAGGTGGTATTGTCTGATACGCCCGGGATCATCAAGCCTGCGTATGAGCTTCAATCCAATATGATGGACTTTGTGAAATCAGCTTTCGAGGATGCCGACATCCTTATCTATATGGTAGAGATCGGCGAGAAAGAACTGAAAGACGAAGCTTTTTTCAATAAGATTATCCATGCTAAGATACCGGTGCTGCTGCTATTGAACAAGATAGACAAGTCATCACAGGAACAGTTAGAAGAGCAGGTACAGCTTTGGACGGAGAAAGTACCGAACGCGGAGATATACCCTATCTCGGCCTTGCAGAACTTCAACGTAAAGGAAGTGTTCAACCGCATCATTGAACTGATGCCGGAGTCGCCCCCTTATTACCCGAAAGACGCGCTTACCGACAAGCCGGAACGTTTCTTTGTAAATGAAACTATCCGTGAGAAGATCCTTTTGCATTATGAAAAGGAAATTCCGTATGCTGTTGAGATCGAGACTGAAGAATTCATAGAAACCGACAATATCATCCGCATCCGTGCAGTGATCATGGTAGAACGCGATACCCAGAAAGGTATTATCATCGGCCATAAAGGTGAAGCCATCAAGCGTGTAGGCATGGAAGCCCGCGCCGACCTGGAGAAATTCTTCGGTAAGCAGATACATATCGAAATGTTCGTTAAGGTCAATAAAGACTGGAGGAGCAATAGTTACCAATTGAGGAGATTTGGGTATAACCAGAAGTAG
- a CDS encoding KTSC domain-containing protein produces the protein MNKIVEYRKLLDVTKTATLKELKTIYRNSMKDCHPDTCTTDEERHAAEEKSKAIIEAYHFLVSIAPETSEKNKEEYTKTTSVSPITEFYFEKQALYINFLDGSSYEYFGVPRNVYVKMVNAESPARFARRHIYGTYLYRSAQKIVANAE, from the coding sequence ATGAACAAAATTGTTGAGTACAGGAAATTACTCGACGTGACCAAAACGGCTACCCTTAAAGAACTGAAAACCATTTACAGGAACAGCATGAAAGACTGCCATCCTGATACGTGCACTACCGATGAGGAAAGGCATGCCGCTGAAGAAAAAAGCAAGGCTATCATTGAAGCCTACCACTTTTTGGTAAGCATTGCCCCGGAAACTTCGGAAAAAAATAAAGAAGAATATACCAAAACCACATCGGTATCACCTATAACAGAGTTTTATTTCGAGAAGCAGGCACTGTACATCAACTTCCTTGATGGCAGCAGCTACGAATATTTTGGTGTACCGCGTAACGTTTACGTTAAAATGGTAAACGCCGAATCACCGGCACGTTTTGCCCGCAGGCACATTTACGGAACCTACCTGTACCGCAGTGCCCAAAAGATTGTGGCCAACGCAGAGTAG
- a CDS encoding CoA-binding protein → MEPKKTLVMGASTDPGRYSYKAIKMLQRYGHPVVAVGKKEDDLDGLKIEKAQVPFEDVDTVTLYLNPMNQKQYYDYIVGLEPKRVIFNPGTENPELYSLLKQNGIDIEVACTLVMLSIHQY, encoded by the coding sequence ATGGAACCAAAGAAGACACTAGTAATGGGCGCCTCTACAGACCCAGGCCGGTATTCCTACAAAGCTATAAAAATGCTGCAGCGCTACGGCCATCCGGTGGTGGCAGTGGGTAAAAAAGAAGATGACCTTGACGGACTTAAAATAGAAAAAGCCCAGGTGCCGTTTGAAGATGTGGATACGGTTACGCTATACCTTAACCCAATGAACCAAAAGCAGTATTACGATTATATTGTTGGCCTGGAGCCAAAGCGTGTGATATTCAATCCCGGTACCGAAAACCCGGAACTTTATTCGCTGTTAAAACAGAACGGCATTGATATCGAAGTGGCCTGTACGCTGGTTATGCTCTCGATACATCAATATTAG
- a CDS encoding sodium:solute symporter, with protein sequence MQPLTILSIIIVYFGILILISRMVSKKDSSNDTFFKANKNSKWYLVAFGMIGTALSGVTFISVPGEVGAPSGAQFKYFQFILGNAIGFIIIAKVLLPLYYRLNLTSIYSYIEGRLGYYSYKTSAMIFLISRTIGSAFRLYLVVLVLQRYVFDAFGVPFWATVLISLLLIFAYTYKGGLKTIIITDTLQTLFLVSSVFFTIYFICDSLHLSLPEAFETIKNSNYSKIFFFEDFIGNKFHFVKQIFGGIFVTIAMVGLDQDLMQKNLSCKNIGEAQKNMFTFTGIFVVINLFFLGVGALLYIYANNNGIAIPMKNGNPSTDLLFPEIAFNHLAIVPSVIFLLGLTAATFATTDSALTALTTSFCVDFLGMDKEKNLAKTNNVKTRHFVHISFSLLMFLVIIVFNVLNDDSVVSMIFRIAGYTYGPLLGLYSFGLFLKNYSVRDRLVPFACLVSPLITFVLQTYSKELFAGYVFDNELIIVNGLITFLLLLGISRKEANIDVSRA encoded by the coding sequence ATGCAGCCGCTAACCATACTTTCTATCATCATTGTTTATTTTGGCATACTTATCCTCATATCGCGGATGGTCAGCAAAAAAGACAGCAGTAATGATACATTCTTTAAGGCCAACAAAAACTCAAAGTGGTACCTGGTTGCCTTTGGAATGATAGGCACGGCGCTCTCAGGTGTAACGTTTATATCGGTGCCGGGAGAAGTGGGCGCACCCAGCGGTGCACAGTTCAAGTATTTCCAGTTTATACTGGGCAATGCCATTGGTTTTATCATAATCGCCAAAGTTTTATTGCCTTTGTATTACCGGCTTAACCTTACCTCGATATACAGCTATATAGAAGGCAGGCTGGGCTATTACAGCTACAAGACATCGGCCATGATATTTCTTATCAGCAGGACTATTGGGTCGGCATTCCGGCTGTATCTGGTAGTGTTGGTGCTTCAGCGCTATGTGTTCGATGCCTTTGGCGTGCCATTCTGGGCTACAGTGCTTATTTCGCTGCTGCTCATTTTTGCCTACACCTACAAGGGAGGGTTGAAAACCATCATCATCACCGACACCTTACAGACGTTATTTCTCGTATCATCGGTATTCTTTACCATCTATTTTATTTGCGACAGCCTCCACCTGAGCCTTCCGGAAGCTTTTGAAACCATAAAGAACAGCAATTATTCCAAAATATTTTTCTTTGAAGATTTTATAGGGAATAAATTCCATTTTGTGAAGCAGATATTTGGCGGGATCTTCGTGACTATTGCCATGGTGGGGCTGGACCAGGACCTGATGCAGAAAAACCTGAGCTGCAAAAACATCGGCGAAGCACAAAAGAACATGTTTACCTTTACAGGTATCTTTGTGGTTATCAACCTGTTTTTTTTAGGGGTGGGCGCGCTCCTGTATATTTATGCTAACAATAACGGCATCGCTATCCCAATGAAAAACGGCAACCCAAGCACCGACCTGCTCTTCCCGGAAATTGCTTTTAACCATCTCGCGATAGTGCCATCGGTAATCTTTTTACTGGGGCTTACAGCGGCTACCTTTGCAACGACCGACTCAGCGTTAACAGCACTCACAACTTCTTTTTGTGTAGACTTTTTAGGAATGGATAAAGAGAAGAACCTAGCAAAAACCAATAATGTGAAGACACGCCACTTTGTCCATATCTCCTTTTCATTATTGATGTTCTTGGTGATTATCGTCTTCAATGTGCTGAATGACGATTCGGTAGTAAGCATGATCTTCAGGATTGCGGGATATACCTATGGGCCGCTGCTTGGACTGTATTCTTTCGGTCTCTTCCTAAAAAATTATAGCGTGAGGGACAGGCTAGTGCCTTTCGCCTGCCTGGTATCGCCCCTGATCACTTTTGTATTGCAGACCTATTCGAAAGAACTGTTTGCCGGATATGTGTTCGACAATGAACTTATCATTGTGAACGGCCTTATTACCTTCCTGCTGTTACTGGGCATCAGCCGGAAGGAAGCTAATATTGATGTATCGAGAGCATAA
- a CDS encoding SDR family oxidoreductase produces MQQELQKKVLITGGAGFIGSNLCDHFINKGYKVVCLDNFATGHKKNIAHHFDNPDFTLIEGDIRNFDDCQKAVESADYVLHQAALGSVPRSIKDPYTSNDVNVSGFLNMLIAARDAGVKRFIYAASSSTYGDSESLPKVEDKIGKPLSPYAITKYVNELYAEIFSKTYGIQTIGLRYFNVFGRRQDPNGAYAAVIPKFVMQFMKHESPVINGDGNYSRDFTYIDNVVLMNELAMTTENPDAVNTVYNTAYGDRNTLNDLIGYLKQYLSEYDPEIANVEVIYGPNRAGDIPHSLASIDKAKNTLGYDPKFSLQQGLKEAVGWYWENLKN; encoded by the coding sequence ATGCAGCAGGAATTACAAAAAAAAGTTCTTATTACCGGCGGCGCAGGATTTATCGGTTCCAATCTATGCGACCATTTTATCAATAAAGGCTATAAAGTAGTTTGCCTTGATAACTTTGCTACCGGCCACAAAAAAAATATTGCACACCATTTTGATAATCCTGATTTTACTCTTATAGAAGGCGATATAAGAAATTTTGACGACTGTCAGAAGGCGGTAGAATCGGCAGATTATGTACTTCACCAGGCGGCGCTGGGATCGGTGCCCCGCTCTATCAAAGACCCATATACAAGCAACGACGTTAACGTAAGCGGATTCCTGAACATGCTTATCGCAGCAAGGGATGCAGGCGTTAAGCGCTTCATTTATGCTGCCAGCTCTTCTACATACGGCGATTCTGAATCACTGCCTAAAGTAGAGGACAAAATAGGTAAGCCGCTTTCGCCGTATGCCATTACAAAATATGTAAACGAGCTTTATGCCGAAATTTTCAGCAAGACCTATGGCATTCAAACCATCGGCCTGCGTTATTTCAACGTATTTGGCAGGAGGCAGGACCCTAACGGGGCTTATGCAGCCGTAATACCGAAATTCGTAATGCAGTTCATGAAGCATGAAAGCCCGGTTATAAATGGCGATGGCAACTATTCAAGGGATTTTACCTACATAGATAACGTAGTCTTGATGAACGAGCTTGCTATGACTACCGAAAATCCTGATGCTGTAAACACAGTTTACAATACGGCTTATGGCGACAGGAATACGCTTAATGACCTTATCGGTTACCTGAAGCAATACCTTTCGGAATACGATCCGGAAATAGCGAACGTAGAGGTTATCTATGGCCCGAACAGGGCAGGCGATATCCCGCATTCACTTGCAAGCATCGACAAAGCAAAAAATACACTAGGATACGATCCCAAATTTTCACTGCAGCAGGGCCTTAAAGAGGCTGTAGGGTGGTATTGGGAAAACCTGAAAAACTAA
- a CDS encoding nucleotide sugar dehydrogenase, whose product MKIAVIGLGYVGLPLARLFATKYSVIGFDINQSRVDELNSGTDSTLEVEDDILRAVLVSSPSSEAGLYCSTNLNDIKDCNYFVVTVPTPVDKNNRPDLTPLYKSSETVGKVLKKGDIVIYESTVYPGVTEEECVPVLEKISGLKFNEDFFAGYSPERINPGDKEHTVEKILKVTAGSTPEIGQKVNELYKSVITAGTHLAPTIKVAEAAKVIENSQRDINIAFVNELAKIFNCMDIDTNAVLEAAGTKWNFLPFRPGLVGGHCIGVDPYYLAQKAQEMGYHPEIILAGRRLNDSMGEYVASQVVKLMIKRNITINNSNLLMLGITFKENCPDVRNTKIVDVIKALKDYGINITIFDPWANPAEVKHEYGLETVREMPNSQFDAVVLGVAHNEFKNLDFAQVKAANSIVYDVKGILGAKADGKL is encoded by the coding sequence ATGAAAATTGCAGTTATAGGATTAGGATACGTAGGATTGCCTTTGGCAAGATTATTTGCCACAAAATATTCAGTAATTGGTTTTGATATTAACCAGTCACGCGTAGACGAGCTAAATTCGGGAACAGACAGTACGCTTGAAGTAGAGGACGACATCCTTCGTGCCGTGCTTGTAAGCAGCCCTTCGTCAGAAGCCGGCTTGTACTGCTCTACAAATCTTAATGATATTAAAGACTGCAATTATTTTGTCGTTACAGTTCCTACACCGGTAGATAAAAATAACAGGCCGGACCTTACGCCATTGTACAAATCCAGCGAAACCGTTGGGAAAGTACTTAAGAAAGGCGATATCGTAATTTACGAGTCAACCGTTTATCCGGGCGTTACAGAAGAAGAATGTGTTCCTGTGCTTGAGAAGATAAGCGGCCTTAAATTCAATGAGGATTTCTTTGCAGGCTATTCGCCGGAAAGGATTAACCCGGGAGATAAAGAGCACACTGTAGAGAAAATACTAAAGGTGACTGCAGGTTCTACGCCTGAAATCGGCCAGAAAGTAAATGAACTTTATAAATCGGTAATTACTGCCGGTACGCACCTTGCCCCGACCATTAAGGTGGCCGAAGCGGCAAAAGTAATAGAGAACTCGCAAAGGGATATCAACATCGCTTTCGTAAACGAACTGGCCAAAATATTTAATTGCATGGATATCGATACCAATGCCGTACTGGAAGCTGCGGGCACAAAATGGAATTTCCTTCCGTTCAGGCCGGGACTTGTTGGTGGCCACTGTATTGGTGTAGACCCTTATTACCTTGCCCAGAAAGCACAGGAAATGGGCTACCACCCTGAGATTATCCTGGCAGGAAGAAGGCTTAATGACAGCATGGGAGAGTATGTGGCATCGCAGGTTGTTAAGCTGATGATCAAAAGAAACATCACCATCAACAACTCAAACCTTTTGATGCTCGGTATCACATTCAAGGAAAACTGTCCTGATGTGCGCAATACTAAGATCGTAGATGTTATAAAAGCACTTAAGGATTACGGCATCAATATCACGATATTCGACCCATGGGCCAACCCGGCAGAGGTGAAGCACGAGTACGGCCTTGAAACTGTTAGGGAAATGCCAAACAGCCAGTTTGATGCTGTAGTGCTCGGTGTTGCCCACAATGAGTTTAAAAACCTGGATTTTGCGCAGGTAAAAGCAGCCAACAGCATTGTTTATGATGTAAAAGGCATACTGGGGGCTAAAGCAGACGGAAAGCTTTAA